In one Catenovulum adriaticum genomic region, the following are encoded:
- a CDS encoding DUF4856 domain-containing protein translates to MRYKHSVLAAAILTFITGCGSSSDSDNEQENTAPSAIVLSSNTVMENQTEVTLGELSATDDNSADLTFELAENADSRFEIEGNSLKLKADTVVDYETETSISLPIIVSDGEMSTEETVQIIIEDELDYYAFPSKFINGEDSVSYSGQVARHAIISQLNNYISSELEQDLNNQVLTTEAEILAKLNAYYFAQDSAPVGIDVAAILDADISFVDNSEQSNINAISSGKNLKGKIAGNDATGQHKDWTAGDTFVGFGADFMGNFENTPEGLLLALFDKLAKNSIEFYTNGTLSSPYITAEGHDLKQLIQKFLLMSVAFSQGTDDYLDDDTQGKGLLSEHTQDGESAYSKLEHQWDEGFGYFGAARNYLAYSDLEIAAKGGRDGWNSGYYDINQDGKIDLNSEYNFGNSTNAAKRDLGSNGVTDYTQDAMQGFLKGRQLLNETAGNELTAEQMTELQGYRDSAVLAWEQSVAATVVHYINDTHADVSAIGTTEFSLTDVAKHWSELKGFFLGLQFNPRSPLSDADFTAVNELIGDMPATTDTEKEAYLADLIKARNILEASYSFDATVTANW, encoded by the coding sequence ATGAGATATAAACATTCGGTTTTAGCTGCTGCCATACTAACTTTTATAACGGGCTGTGGCTCTTCTAGTGATTCAGATAATGAACAAGAAAACACTGCGCCTAGCGCAATCGTACTTTCATCAAATACTGTGATGGAAAATCAAACTGAAGTCACTTTAGGTGAATTATCAGCAACTGATGATAATTCAGCTGATTTAACCTTCGAGCTAGCTGAAAATGCAGATAGTCGCTTTGAAATAGAAGGTAATTCACTAAAATTAAAAGCTGACACGGTAGTTGATTATGAAACAGAAACCTCTATTAGTTTACCTATTATTGTTTCTGATGGTGAAATGAGCACTGAAGAAACGGTTCAAATTATCATTGAAGATGAGTTGGACTATTATGCCTTTCCAAGTAAATTTATTAATGGTGAAGATAGTGTAAGTTATTCAGGTCAAGTTGCCCGTCATGCTATTATTTCTCAATTAAACAACTATATTTCATCTGAATTAGAACAGGATTTAAATAATCAAGTATTGACCACTGAAGCAGAAATTTTAGCAAAATTAAACGCTTATTATTTCGCGCAAGATTCAGCACCGGTAGGTATAGATGTAGCGGCAATATTAGATGCCGATATTAGCTTTGTAGACAATAGTGAGCAAAGTAATATTAATGCGATTTCATCGGGTAAAAATTTAAAAGGTAAAATAGCGGGTAACGATGCAACAGGGCAACATAAAGATTGGACCGCAGGTGACACTTTTGTTGGTTTTGGCGCTGACTTTATGGGCAACTTTGAAAACACCCCGGAAGGTTTATTATTAGCTTTATTTGATAAATTGGCTAAGAACTCAATCGAATTTTATACCAATGGTACTTTATCTTCGCCATATATCACTGCTGAAGGTCATGATTTAAAGCAATTAATTCAAAAATTCTTATTAATGTCAGTTGCTTTCTCGCAAGGTACTGATGATTACTTAGACGACGATACTCAAGGGAAAGGTTTATTATCAGAACACACCCAAGATGGTGAAAGTGCGTATTCTAAATTAGAGCACCAATGGGATGAAGGTTTTGGTTACTTTGGCGCGGCACGTAATTATTTAGCCTACTCAGATTTGGAAATTGCTGCTAAAGGCGGCCGTGATGGTTGGAATAGTGGTTATTACGATATTAACCAAGATGGCAAAATTGATTTAAACAGCGAATATAATTTTGGTAACTCAACCAATGCAGCTAAACGTGATTTAGGCAGCAATGGGGTAACGGATTATACTCAAGATGCAATGCAAGGATTTTTAAAAGGCCGACAACTTTTAAATGAAACTGCTGGTAATGAATTAACAGCTGAGCAAATGACCGAGTTGCAAGGTTACCGAGATTCAGCTGTATTGGCATGGGAACAATCAGTTGCGGCAACTGTTGTCCATTATATAAATGATACGCATGCTGATGTCAGCGCAATAGGAACCACTGAATTTAGCTTAACTGACGTGGCTAAGCATTGGTCTGAATTGAAAGGCTTTTTCTTAGGGTTACAGTTTAATCCAAGAAGTCCATTGTCTGATGCAGACTTTACCGCTGTTAATGAGTTAATTGGAGATATGCCGGCGACAACAGACACCGAAAAAGAAGCTTATTTGGCTGATTTAATCAAAGCACGCAATATATTAGAAGCATCTTACAGCTTTGATGCAACTGTTACCGCAAACTGGTAA
- a CDS encoding cobalamin-binding protein, whose translation MKIKSQLFLIVKSLLLLLTFSFSLSSSAADNKAVRLVVAAPHIVEMLYAIGAGDSIIGTTEHSDYPQAATKIPRIGNYAGLQVERILQLKPDYIVAWKTGNPEVDLNRLEKLGMTVVYSNPTDLKSVADELIMLGELTGQKSKANQIATAYMDKLNRLKQKYKTHQPISVFYQLWTAPLTTVANNAWPQQLLAICQVDNPFIALKGDYPQLSIEHVMMAKPKLIIIPTSTGEPNQIKGYWQQFNAIPAVKNKQIITVNSDKLHRMTPRALDELEVMCEKIDNARAVYF comes from the coding sequence ATGAAAATTAAAAGTCAGCTTTTTTTAATCGTTAAATCTTTACTACTACTATTAACCTTTAGTTTTTCATTAAGCAGTAGCGCAGCCGACAATAAAGCCGTGAGGCTAGTTGTGGCAGCGCCGCATATTGTTGAAATGCTCTATGCAATTGGCGCGGGTGATAGCATTATAGGCACTACCGAGCACTCAGATTACCCGCAAGCAGCGACAAAAATTCCAAGGATTGGCAATTATGCTGGCTTGCAAGTTGAGCGGATTTTACAGTTAAAACCCGATTATATAGTGGCTTGGAAAACCGGCAACCCAGAGGTTGATTTAAATCGACTTGAAAAATTAGGTATGACGGTGGTTTATTCAAACCCAACCGACTTAAAAAGTGTTGCCGACGAATTAATCATGTTAGGTGAATTAACCGGTCAAAAAAGCAAAGCAAACCAAATAGCCACTGCTTATATGGATAAATTGAATAGGTTAAAACAAAAATATAAAACGCATCAACCAATTTCAGTATTTTATCAATTGTGGACAGCACCGCTGACAACAGTGGCGAATAATGCTTGGCCTCAGCAATTATTGGCGATTTGCCAAGTAGACAACCCATTTATTGCGTTAAAAGGGGACTATCCTCAATTAAGTATTGAGCATGTGATGATGGCAAAACCAAAACTTATTATTATTCCAACTTCGACGGGTGAACCTAATCAAATTAAAGGGTATTGGCAACAATTTAACGCTATTCCAGCGGTTAAAAATAAGCAAATCATAACGGTTAATTCTGATAAATTACATCGAATGACGCCCAGAGCATTAGATGAATTAGAAGTGATGTGTGAAAAAATAGATAACGCGAGAGCGGTATATTTTTAA
- the cobO gene encoding cob(I)yrinic acid a,c-diamide adenosyltransferase, with protein MVDENRKNERHQARMQRLKDKVDAKINAATEERGIVIVITGNGKGKSTSGFGTVARAVGHGLKTAVVQFIKGTWACGERDLLEKNGTEFHVMATGFTWETQNKQADIEAAQKVWQAGKKLLNDESVDLVLFDELTYMLSYDYLNIDEVLDAIVNRPANQHVVITGRGAHRDLLEIADTVSEVQSIKHAFEAGIKAQKGIDW; from the coding sequence ATGGTAGATGAAAATCGCAAAAATGAACGTCACCAAGCAAGAATGCAGCGTTTAAAAGATAAAGTGGATGCCAAAATTAATGCTGCAACCGAAGAACGCGGCATTGTGATCGTGATCACAGGTAACGGTAAAGGTAAAAGCACTTCAGGCTTTGGTACGGTCGCCCGCGCAGTCGGTCATGGCTTAAAAACCGCTGTGGTACAGTTTATTAAAGGCACTTGGGCTTGTGGTGAGCGCGATTTATTAGAAAAAAATGGCACTGAGTTTCATGTGATGGCAACAGGCTTTACTTGGGAAACTCAAAATAAACAAGCAGATATTGAAGCGGCACAAAAAGTTTGGCAAGCCGGTAAAAAATTACTGAACGATGAAAGCGTAGATTTAGTTTTGTTTGATGAGCTGACCTATATGCTAAGTTATGACTACTTAAATATAGATGAAGTGTTAGACGCTATTGTTAATCGTCCAGCCAATCAACACGTAGTGATAACCGGGCGCGGTGCTCACCGTGATTTATTAGAAATTGCCGATACCGTTAGTGAAGTTCAATCGATAAAACATGCGTTTGAAGCCGGTATTAAAGCGCAAAAAGGCATCGACTGGTAA
- a CDS encoding cobyric acid synthase produces MVQGTSSDAGKSMLVAGICRVLARKKLKVAPFKPQNMALNSAVTQDGGEIGRAQAVQALAANVEPLIDFNPILLKPSSDTGAQVIVHGKAISNMQAKAYHDYKKVAMDAVIESHQRLLNTFDAIVVEGAGSPAEINLREGDIANMGFAEKVDCPVILVADIDRGGVFAQIVGTLDLLSESERNRVIGFVINKFRGDIALLTSGLDWLEAKTNKPVLGVLPYIQGLDIAAEDAIHTSQTLTETKLTVVVPVFPRISNHTDFDALRQHPNINLMYAAPDKPLPSADLIILPGSKNTRADLAHLKAQSWDQQIKKHLRFGGKVFGICGGYQMLGLNIADPLAIEDKAGSTKGLGYLPIETELTSNKLLKQNHGIFNLTGADVAVAGYEIHCGQSRIIGSEKAKSLLTLTSGTDGLIDLASNQIAGCYLHGVLDSIEVIHQLGDWCGVNLQQDQNNGSLDYKKQQIQALDILADACEQYLDFEKIEYAMGR; encoded by the coding sequence ATGGTGCAAGGCACCAGTTCGGATGCCGGGAAAAGCATGCTAGTTGCTGGTATTTGCAGAGTTCTGGCGCGTAAAAAACTAAAAGTTGCCCCCTTTAAACCGCAAAATATGGCATTGAATAGTGCCGTTACTCAAGATGGTGGTGAAATAGGCCGCGCACAGGCGGTACAAGCTTTAGCCGCTAATGTTGAGCCTTTAATTGATTTTAATCCTATTTTATTAAAACCCAGCTCAGATACAGGCGCACAGGTTATTGTACATGGAAAAGCCATATCAAATATGCAGGCCAAGGCATACCATGATTATAAAAAAGTAGCGATGGATGCGGTTATTGAATCACACCAAAGATTATTAAACACATTTGATGCAATTGTGGTTGAAGGCGCGGGGAGCCCCGCTGAAATTAACTTACGCGAAGGTGATATCGCCAATATGGGTTTTGCTGAAAAAGTTGATTGCCCGGTAATTTTGGTTGCCGATATTGACAGAGGCGGCGTATTTGCACAAATTGTTGGCACTTTAGATTTATTGTCTGAGTCAGAAAGAAATCGCGTGATTGGCTTTGTGATTAATAAATTTCGCGGCGATATTGCTTTATTAACATCAGGTTTAGACTGGTTAGAAGCCAAAACCAATAAACCCGTGTTGGGTGTATTGCCTTATATTCAAGGTTTAGATATAGCAGCAGAAGATGCCATTCATACCAGCCAGACATTAACTGAAACCAAACTCACTGTGGTTGTGCCAGTCTTTCCGCGGATCAGCAACCACACAGATTTTGATGCACTGCGCCAACATCCCAATATTAATCTAATGTATGCCGCACCGGATAAACCGCTGCCCAGTGCGGATTTAATTATTTTACCCGGCAGCAAAAATACCCGTGCTGATCTTGCACATTTAAAGGCGCAAAGTTGGGATCAACAAATTAAAAAACACCTTAGGTTTGGCGGGAAAGTCTTTGGTATTTGTGGCGGCTATCAAATGCTCGGGCTCAACATAGCTGACCCACTCGCGATTGAAGATAAAGCAGGCAGTACAAAAGGTTTGGGTTACCTGCCAATAGAAACTGAGCTCACGTCGAATAAATTACTTAAACAAAATCATGGCATTTTTAATTTAACGGGCGCTGATGTTGCTGTTGCTGGCTATGAAATTCATTGTGGGCAAAGCCGTATTATTGGCTCTGAAAAAGCTAAATCATTATTAACGTTAACCTCAGGTACAGATGGTTTAATTGATTTAGCTAGCAATCAAATTGCGGGTTGTTATTTACATGGCGTTTTAGATTCTATTGAAGTTATTCATCAGCTTGGTGATTGGTGCGGTGTTAATTTACAGCAAGATCAAAATAATGGAAGTTTAGATTATAAAAAACAGCAAATTCAAGCGCTTGACATTTTAGCTGACGCCTGTGAACAATATTTAGACTTTGAAAAAATAGAGTATGCTATGGGCAGATAA
- a CDS encoding histidine phosphatase family protein gives MTTPIKTSRFTLLRHGAVSGRPALYGQTNVALSEQGLKDMYEAVEILDKFDPIDKIFSSHLLRCAMFAEAYGESHNHEITLDSRLSEMDFGRFDGIPYDRLRRHWDKLEAFWANPYKNTPPEGERLKQFGIRVKSMWRDLQQDNQGEHYLIVAHGGVIRIILACILDIDWKNAHWFSQLRVDYASISQIEITTHKNGAPIIKCIGAKPAGLTQS, from the coding sequence ATGACCACCCCAATTAAGACCTCAAGATTTACTCTACTGCGCCATGGTGCGGTGTCAGGCAGGCCTGCCTTATATGGTCAAACCAATGTTGCGTTAAGCGAACAAGGGTTAAAAGATATGTATGAGGCGGTTGAAATACTCGATAAATTTGATCCTATCGATAAAATATTTTCATCTCATTTATTACGTTGTGCCATGTTTGCTGAAGCGTATGGCGAATCGCATAATCATGAAATTACGCTAGATTCTCGTTTATCAGAAATGGATTTTGGTCGGTTTGATGGCATACCTTACGACAGACTCAGACGCCATTGGGATAAATTAGAAGCTTTTTGGGCTAACCCTTATAAAAATACACCACCCGAAGGTGAGCGCTTAAAGCAATTTGGCATTCGGGTTAAATCTATGTGGCGCGATTTACAGCAAGATAACCAAGGTGAGCATTATTTAATTGTTGCTCATGGAGGCGTTATTCGCATTATTTTGGCCTGTATTTTAGATATTGATTGGAAAAACGCACACTGGTTTAGTCAGCTCAGAGTAGATTATGCATCAATCAGCCAAATTGAAATCACCACCCATAAAAACGGTGCACCTATTATTAAGTGTATTGGCGCTAAACCTGCTGGCTTAACTCAAAGTTAA
- the cobU gene encoding bifunctional adenosylcobinamide kinase/adenosylcobinamide-phosphate guanylyltransferase, which produces MIYFIIGGARSGKSRYGENLAKSLANNHKSSVLNIATAQPSDEEMKARIKQHQIDRPSDWQLAEVPFELSEYLLKLEAQIKKAEINQKPFPNVILIDCLTLWLNNHLFLASHLTEQAIQKCEPELTPKPNFYELFEQLKSALLSLSCDVILIANEVGLGVVPMGEISRQFVDEAGRLNQSMARIADQAVLMTAGLPLILKGGHHDHPN; this is translated from the coding sequence ATGATTTACTTTATTATTGGTGGTGCGCGTTCAGGTAAATCAAGGTATGGTGAAAATTTAGCGAAAAGCTTAGCTAATAATCATAAATCCTCAGTGCTCAATATTGCGACCGCGCAGCCAAGCGATGAAGAAATGAAAGCCCGCATTAAACAACACCAAATTGATCGCCCAAGCGATTGGCAACTTGCCGAGGTGCCATTTGAGTTATCTGAATATTTACTCAAGCTTGAAGCTCAAATAAAAAAGGCTGAAATTAATCAAAAGCCATTTCCCAACGTTATTTTAATTGATTGTTTAACCCTGTGGTTAAATAATCATCTATTTTTAGCAAGCCATTTAACAGAACAAGCCATCCAAAAATGTGAACCAGAATTAACGCCTAAACCTAATTTTTATGAGCTGTTTGAGCAATTAAAATCCGCCTTATTGTCATTAAGCTGTGATGTTATTTTAATTGCAAATGAAGTAGGCTTAGGTGTTGTTCCTATGGGTGAGATCAGCCGTCAATTTGTGGATGAGGCTGGACGACTAAATCAATCAATGGCGCGTATTGCAGATCAGGCTGTCTTGATGACAGCGGGTTTGCCGCTTATTTTAAAAGGAGGCCATCATGACCACCCCAATTAA
- a CDS encoding adenosylcobinamide-GDP ribazoletransferase, with translation MNNLTTILKQELNLIGIALTFFSRIPCPIQLDFSADKLSKASRYFALIGWLLGALVAVIFYLFSFIFSADISLWLAMAFSLLLTGCFHEDGLADMADGFGGGFSTEQKLNIMKDSRVGTYGASILIFALLGKFLLISELFELSQVKVFIYIPIAYALSRGVSASLIFDMQYQRQDLTSKAKPLANKQSKLDIVILAMSLMPLFWLLSTNQLGLLLVALFIVRYLLKAFFNKQISGYTGDCLGAAQQLSELLIYLLLIASLNV, from the coding sequence ATGAATAATTTAACCACTATATTAAAACAAGAGCTTAATTTAATTGGAATCGCGCTTACTTTTTTTAGCCGGATTCCTTGTCCGATTCAGCTTGACTTTTCCGCTGATAAATTAAGTAAAGCCAGTCGTTATTTTGCACTCATTGGCTGGTTGTTAGGTGCTTTGGTCGCCGTTATATTTTATCTATTTAGCTTTATTTTTAGTGCAGATATTAGTTTGTGGTTGGCAATGGCATTTAGTTTGCTTTTAACAGGTTGCTTTCATGAAGATGGCTTGGCTGATATGGCCGATGGATTTGGCGGTGGGTTTAGCACTGAGCAAAAACTCAATATTATGAAAGACAGCCGTGTAGGCACCTATGGCGCCAGCATTTTAATTTTTGCCTTATTAGGTAAGTTTTTATTGATAAGTGAATTATTTGAGCTTAGCCAAGTTAAGGTGTTTATTTATATTCCTATTGCTTATGCATTATCACGTGGGGTTTCGGCTAGTTTGATTTTTGATATGCAATACCAAAGACAAGATTTAACCAGCAAAGCCAAACCGCTAGCCAACAAACAAAGCAAACTGGATATTGTTATTTTAGCTATGAGTTTAATGCCCCTGTTTTGGTTATTATCCACAAATCAATTGGGGCTTTTACTCGTTGCCCTATTTATTGTTAGATATTTATTGAAGGCGTTTTTTAATAAACAAATTTCCGGCTACACAGGTGATTGTTTAGGTGCTGCGCAACAGTTATCTGAATTGCTGATTTATTTATTGTTAATTGCGAGTTTAAACGTATGA
- the cobT gene encoding nicotinate-nucleotide--dimethylbenzimidazole phosphoribosyltransferase — protein sequence MNWQISKLNDSLKANIQTQIDIKTKPLGSLGQLESLAMQLSLIAQTHNTELKAERCTILIFAADHGIADAGVSIAPSEVTGQMVANFIEGGAAINCFCRVNQINLKVIDAGVKFPPNIQSEHLINQWISAGTLNIAEQSAMTLTQATKAIEKGACVAKAQIEQGTDVIGFGDMGIANTSSASALLCVLLAQPAEQTVGRGTGISDEQFECKKALVQQAIERVLIKHEKTDLSQLNSLSMFELLAELGGFEIAQMVGAMLKTAELGKPVVVDGFIVSVAALIAYKVNQNIADYFIFAHQSNEQAHLAILNYFDASPLLQLNLRLGEGTGAALAMPLIKSAVEFYNHMATFEHANISAVG from the coding sequence ATGAATTGGCAAATAAGTAAGTTAAATGATTCGCTAAAAGCAAATATTCAAACTCAAATTGATATAAAAACTAAGCCACTTGGCTCGCTAGGGCAGCTTGAATCATTAGCGATGCAACTAAGCTTAATTGCGCAAACGCATAACACGGAATTAAAAGCTGAGCGGTGTACCATTTTAATATTTGCTGCTGACCATGGTATTGCTGATGCGGGGGTGAGCATAGCGCCTAGCGAAGTAACCGGGCAAATGGTTGCCAATTTTATTGAAGGTGGCGCAGCCATTAATTGTTTTTGTCGCGTGAATCAAATAAACCTGAAAGTGATAGATGCAGGGGTTAAATTTCCGCCAAATATTCAATCAGAACATTTAATAAATCAGTGGATTAGTGCGGGTACTTTAAATATAGCTGAGCAATCAGCGATGACATTAACACAGGCAACAAAAGCGATAGAAAAGGGGGCTTGTGTTGCCAAAGCACAAATAGAACAAGGTACTGACGTTATTGGTTTTGGCGACATGGGAATTGCGAATACCAGCTCAGCCAGTGCATTATTATGTGTTTTATTGGCTCAACCTGCCGAACAGACTGTAGGACGGGGCACAGGGATTAGTGATGAACAATTTGAATGTAAAAAAGCATTAGTTCAGCAAGCGATTGAGCGAGTATTGATCAAACACGAAAAAACGGATCTCAGTCAACTCAATAGTTTGTCTATGTTCGAGTTATTGGCTGAACTAGGTGGATTTGAAATTGCACAAATGGTGGGGGCTATGCTTAAAACAGCAGAGCTAGGTAAACCCGTTGTTGTTGATGGTTTTATTGTGTCGGTCGCCGCTTTAATTGCCTATAAAGTAAATCAAAACATAGCGGATTATTTTATTTTTGCTCATCAAAGTAACGAACAAGCCCATTTAGCCATATTGAATTATTTTGATGCATCGCCATTGTTGCAGCTTAATTTGCGCTTAGGCGAAGGCACAGGTGCGGCTTTAGCTATGCCTTTAATTAAAAGTGCGGTTGAGTTTTATAACCATATGGCAACGTTTGAACATGCAAACATATCAGCCGTGGGTTAA
- a CDS encoding FecCD family ABC transporter permease: protein MITRSHKNGLYYLLAITALLLSILMSFTFGAAETSPLAIIQCLSGQCADQFEQTLVWQIRLPRILAALFCGAGLAVAGAVLQNTTRNPLAEPYLFGVVSGAGLGATIVSILVPEQAAFYLPFAAFLGAVCAICLVMVVGLSAHAKRAESFILAGVAISFMFSAISQFLLYMGDPFATNRIMFWLMGSLARVEMGNVAIIAPVIIICISTVMLFHRHLDALLLGDENAQSLGISVSLLRMLMLGICAALTATLVAYCGGIGFVGLMIPHIVRHWFGATTAKLIIGCVLVGSIFLIWVDVIARTLMVGQELPIGIITSILGSIFFLFIMLKKQQ, encoded by the coding sequence GTGATAACCCGTAGTCATAAAAACGGTTTGTATTACTTGCTGGCAATCACCGCACTTTTACTTAGCATTTTAATGTCTTTCACTTTTGGCGCAGCTGAAACGTCTCCACTTGCGATTATTCAATGTTTAAGTGGCCAATGTGCAGATCAATTTGAGCAAACTTTGGTTTGGCAAATTCGCCTACCGCGTATACTTGCGGCTTTATTTTGTGGTGCAGGTTTAGCTGTAGCAGGCGCCGTATTACAAAATACCACTCGAAATCCTTTGGCAGAACCTTATTTATTTGGAGTAGTCTCCGGCGCAGGGCTGGGAGCCACTATAGTCAGTATTCTTGTGCCTGAACAAGCCGCTTTTTATTTACCTTTCGCTGCTTTTTTAGGCGCTGTATGTGCAATTTGTCTGGTTATGGTTGTTGGTTTATCCGCGCACGCTAAGCGAGCAGAATCTTTTATTTTAGCTGGGGTGGCGATTTCATTTATGTTTAGCGCCATTAGCCAGTTTTTATTATATATGGGGGATCCTTTTGCTACTAATCGAATTATGTTTTGGTTAATGGGATCCTTAGCTCGGGTAGAAATGGGAAATGTGGCTATTATTGCCCCAGTGATCATCATTTGCATTAGTACGGTGATGTTGTTTCATCGCCATTTAGATGCATTGTTGTTAGGCGATGAAAATGCGCAAAGTTTAGGCATTAGTGTAAGCTTGTTGCGAATGCTTATGCTGGGTATTTGCGCGGCATTAACCGCCACTTTGGTGGCTTATTGTGGTGGGATTGGCTTTGTTGGTTTAATGATCCCACATATTGTGCGCCATTGGTTTGGCGCAACCACGGCTAAATTAATAATTGGCTGTGTATTAGTTGGCAGCATTTTTTTGATTTGGGTAGATGTTATCGCTCGTACATTGATGGTGGGGCAAGAGCTTCCTATTGGCATTATTACGTCGATTTTAGGTAGCATTTTTTTTTTATTCATCATGCTAAAAAAACAGCAGTAG
- a CDS encoding ABC transporter ATP-binding protein produces MTALLSVKQLSWQTQHKSILSDLNFELNAGSINAIVGPNGAGKTSLLRCLYRQISDYQGYISLSGQPVEQLKHKMLAQQIAVVNQHSDIHFTLSVYEIVCMGLIPHLSLFSQINSVQKQWVDKVLAQLDITDFKDRVFNRLSGGEQQRVLIARALVQQPQLLILDEPTNHLDVHFQHQILSLVNQLGVCVLMTLHDLNLAAYYADNILLLNQGKLVASGVPEQVLTPKLIQQVFELPVSLGINPLNKKQHVYFAAPENKVAIFEDQNHSRRSCDNP; encoded by the coding sequence ATGACAGCGTTATTATCAGTAAAACAACTTAGTTGGCAAACTCAGCACAAATCTATTCTTAGTGATTTAAATTTTGAGCTTAACGCGGGCTCAATTAATGCGATTGTAGGGCCCAATGGTGCTGGAAAAACCAGTTTACTGAGATGTTTGTATCGCCAAATTTCCGATTACCAAGGATATATTTCCTTATCTGGTCAGCCTGTTGAACAGCTAAAACATAAAATGCTGGCCCAGCAGATAGCTGTTGTTAATCAACATAGTGATATTCATTTTACGTTATCAGTTTACGAGATTGTTTGCATGGGGTTAATCCCACACTTATCACTATTTAGTCAAATCAATTCAGTGCAAAAACAATGGGTAGATAAAGTGTTAGCGCAACTGGATATAACAGACTTTAAAGATCGTGTGTTTAATCGGTTATCGGGCGGGGAACAGCAAAGAGTTTTAATAGCACGAGCTTTAGTGCAACAACCTCAGCTTTTGATTTTGGATGAACCAACCAATCATTTAGATGTTCATTTTCAGCACCAAATTTTAAGTTTAGTTAACCAACTCGGTGTGTGTGTATTAATGACTTTACACGATTTAAATTTAGCAGCGTATTATGCTGACAATATCTTATTGCTAAATCAAGGCAAATTGGTGGCCAGCGGCGTGCCTGAACAGGTATTAACCCCAAAATTGATTCAGCAAGTTTTTGAATTACCGGTTAGTTTAGGGATAAACCCGTTGAATAAAAAACAGCATGTATATTTTGCAGCGCCCGAAAATAAAGTCGCAATTTTTGAAGATCAAAACCACAGCAGGAGAAGTTGTGATAACCCGTAG
- a CDS encoding type II toxin-antitoxin system Phd/YefM family antitoxin, whose amino-acid sequence MDSISVNQFRDNLKTYVEQTVSEHEPIKVTRRAGEAFIVMSAEDWEREQETLYVLQNSRLMQQIADSVLTHNNKAGYKPTQEQLDEIINI is encoded by the coding sequence ATGGACAGTATCAGCGTTAATCAATTTAGAGACAATTTAAAAACGTATGTCGAACAAACCGTTAGTGAACATGAACCCATTAAAGTAACTAGACGTGCAGGAGAGGCTTTTATTGTCATGAGTGCAGAAGACTGGGAAAGAGAACAAGAAACACTTTATGTACTTCAAAATAGTCGCTTAATGCAGCAAATTGCCGACTCGGTATTAACCCATAATAACAAAGCTGGATACAAACCAACTCAAGAGCAATTAGATGAGATCATTAATATTTGA
- a CDS encoding Txe/YoeB family addiction module toxin produces the protein MRSLIFEGNTWLVYEQLREKDKKLYKSLCKILKEMLRGEPNQGLGKPETLKHNLSGLWSKRISQKDRLIYKYDDSYIYIFATGGHYEDR, from the coding sequence ATGAGATCATTAATATTTGAAGGTAACACTTGGCTTGTTTATGAACAATTAAGGGAGAAAGATAAAAAGCTTTATAAATCACTTTGTAAAATATTAAAAGAAATGTTGCGGGGTGAACCCAATCAAGGTTTAGGGAAACCAGAGACATTGAAACACAATCTGTCAGGTTTGTGGTCTAAGCGAATCTCGCAAAAAGATAGACTCATTTACAAATACGATGATAGCTACATTTACATTTTTGCTACTGGTGGGCATTACGAGGATCGCTAA